In the Paenibacillus sp. FSL R7-0337 genome, GCGTCTCCTTCGATTGGACCGTATATTTCTCTTGCTTCCAGTAGCTTGCGCTCACATCGAAGGTGGTCTGAAGTGTCGGGGACTCCTGTATCTTGCTTCCGCTTGCTGCCTGTGAGCGCAACCGGAATTCAACCTTGATCTTTGAGGGCGGGTTCGTCAGAGGCGTATCGAACCGAAGTCTGGCAGCCACATTTTCAACATTATTCTGCGGGCGGTCAGTAATGGTCATCGGTTGAGTCCGTCCATTAATCACCGTACCAGTCACACCATCCGTAATGATGCATTCTACGAAACGAGGATCATCAGAGACTAGTGATCTTCCGCCGTCAACACGCGCCGTATAAAAAATAACCAATTGATGCCTGTCTGCCATGAAGCCTGTGACGTTGACCTTATAGCCGTCTTGGGCAACCTCCACATTCATCGGCTTCAGCAGATGATGGCGGCTCACATACTCCGTCTGCTCTACATCCATGTTCAATAACGGCACCAGGGCCTCCCCTTGCTCCATTGCCGGTTCTGCACGTTCCTCTCCGGGAACGCTTTCAGTCAGTGTGCCAGCGGGTTTGGCCTTAGTTCCTGTGGCAGTAGAGTCACTAGGCTCTCTTGAGGCACCCGTTAGCGTCACGATGCTGAGCAGGGCGACCAGAATTACAGCTGCTGCGGAGATGCGGTAGGAGCCTTTGCGGAAAGATTGAATCATACTGATTCTCCTCCTGATCTGTTGCCGCTGCTGCGGATTGGAGAAATAGAGATGCCCCCTCCTCTCCCGGACTCGTGAGAAGCGCTTCAGGAACTCTACCAGAGTAAGCCCGTAATCGATGGCCTCCTCTTCCCCTAATACCTCCAACACATAGGCGTCACAGGCGACCTCCCGATCGATCTTCATCCGCCGGATCGCCAGCCACATCAGAGGATTGAACCAATGTATCGTGGCGGCTAGGCTTCCTAACAGGTTCCACAGCATATCCCTCCGCTTGCAGTGGGCCAGCTCATGCGCGAGGATGTGCCGCAGCCGGGAAGCATCCAGTTCCTGTAGAGCTTGCTCCGGGACAAAGATCCATGGACGCATTAATCCTGACAGATATGGGTTGTTAGCAGAACCTCCGGTATAGATAGGTATCGCTCTCTTTATTCCAAACTGGCGTCTGGTGGCAAGAACCACCTGAAGAATCTCCGGGGCATTCACCCGTCTAAGCCGTCTGCGCTCACGCTGCATCCTCCGTATATACAACAATCCATTCAGCAGCATAAGCACGACGCCCAGCAGCCAGATTGCTGTGCCTATCTTCATCCAGAGTGGATAGCCCACGGCCCCCGCAGAGCTGCGGTTATCCGCTACAGCACCATCCTCTGCCCGGAGGGTGTCTGTCTGCCCCTGTACATTCAGAGCGGTGTTATCGACCGGATATGTAACCGGATCTCCCTCTCCCGGCGGAAGCTCCTGATATTCACCCTTAGAAGCTCCAGTGTCCGGCCCCTTATCCAGGATAGTTGTTAAGAAATGCTTACTATTGCCGAGAATATGCAGCATGCTGACAGGGCTGTCCGGTACGGCAGGCAATAACAGCCGGGCGATAACAAGCAGCCACAGGAGGTAACGCACCCGGGCGTTGATGAACCTCCGCAGAACGTATTGCAGGAACAACACGGCCAGAATCACCATGCTTGCCGCCAGTGTCTGTTCTGCGATACCGGCAAACCATCCGTAGATCATATTCATTCCTGCTTACCTGAGTTTCCGCTGGTGCCCTGCGACTTCTTCTCCCTCAGCAGCTGTTCGAGTTGTTCAATCTCCTGCTTGGACAGCTCCACATCCTCCAGGAAGCTGGTCACCATTAACTGGGTGGCTCCGCCGAATACGCGCTTCAGGAAGGAGCGGCTCTCGGCCCGGACACACTCATTCTCTGACACCAGCGGATAATACAGATAGCTCCGGCCGGATTTCTCATACGCTATCGCGTTCTTCTTAAGCAGCCGGGTGACGAAGGTGCGCACCGTCTGCTCGCTCCATTCCACAGATGCAGGCAGGAGCCGGGTAATTTGTTCTGAGGTGAGCGGATGATGCTCCCAGATAATCTTCATAATTTCCCATTCAGCTTCCGAAATCTTCGGGGTTGTACTCATCATAACAGCTCCATTCCATCGCGGCGGCGTTCAATCTACAAATGTAAATACAAGCTCTGTTCTATACATTACACTTGTAGATTTAATTTGTCAAATATGCCCACACCGTGGTGAAAGCACGCGGAACGACACTCACAGTAACGGTACATAGCAAAAAGCACAAGCCCGCGGCTTGTACTTCCTGCTTTCTATCCATAAGAATTCTATTCATAAGAACTTACTTACTCCTGTCACTCACTTGCAGCTTACAACCCTGCAATCAGAGCTTTAACGGAACTGTCGCTCTCCAGCGCACGGATAATCACCGCCACCGCTTCGGCGCGGGTAGCCTGATTCCTCGGTGCGAATGCTGAGGCAGAGATGCCCTTCACCAGATTAGCCGAAGCCGCCTGGCGGATGGCGTCAGCTGCCCAGTAGCTGCTGCCGACATCTTTGAAGCTTGCCGGAGTGCCCGTCTGGAGCACGCCGAGATCAAGCACACGGCCGATGATTGTAACCATCTCAGCGCGGGTAATGGTCGCTCCCGGCTTGAAACTGCCGTCTGAGTAGCCGGTTACGATACCTTTATCGGCCAAGGCACTGATATAGCCAGCCGCCCAATTGGAGGCTGTATCCCCAAACTTAGAGGCTGCCGATGTAGTGTCTATCCCGAAGGAACGGGCAATCATAGCTGCGAATTCAGCTCTGGTCACCGGTGCATCCGGCCGGAAGGAGCCGTCCGCATAGCCGCTGATGATCTGCAGCTTCACAGCTGTAGCAATGGTGCCGCTGCCCCAGTGTCCTGTGGTGTCCTTGAAGCTGAGGCTCTGATTCTTCGTGGCTGCAATGGCTTCAGTCACGGTCTTGTATACCACTTCTCTGCTGACCACTCCGGATTGGAACGGATTAACGCCGCCCTGTGGCTGCTTCTCCGGTTCAGCAGGAGTAGTGCTGCCGTTCCCTGGCGTGGTGCCGGTGGTCCCTGGTACCGTTCCGGTATTTCCAGCCGGAGTCCCTGGCGTTCCGCCCGGATTACCGCCGCCAGTTCCGCCGCTTGTCGTATCTGTAATACTAAGCGCAATCTGATCGCTCAGGTATACTACCTGGGCGTTATATTTGCTTGGCAATCCTTCAACCTGCACGGAAGCAAACTGCCCGCTGCGCTGGCTGACGCCATGCGTAATGAGCGGAATCAGGCCGCTGCCTGGAACGTAGCTGTTTGCGAAGTTCACCTTCAGCTTCCCGTCAGCCTTCACGGCCCCCTCAACCTCAAGGACATCCTTTGCTCCGGTAAGGCCCAGTACAAGCGTACCTTCGGAGGCCTGGGTGAAGCTGCCGCCGATCACTATTTTACCGTAGACGTTCTCAATTACAGAACCGCCGGTATTCGTCACATTCCCTTTGCCGAAGGCTGTTGCCGAGTCTCCTTCCAGGACACCTGCGTTCACCTCAGTACCGCCGGAATACGTATTGCTGCCGGCCAGCTTCAGCGTGCCTGTACCCTCCTTGGTCAGCCCGCCTGTGCCGGAGATATCATTGCGCCAGCGGTCTGCGGCGTAGAAGCCGCCCTTGGCAGCGTCCATCGCTACTGTTACATGCTCAGCGAATGCACCGTACCCGTCGGCAGCGGCGAATAGGTTCAATCGTCCCCAGCCTTCAGGATCATCCAGTAGTGGATAGCCGGATGGAAGTGCTGTTGTTACGAGAACTGCTCTACGCTGATCCGCACTCAGGTAAGGCAGACGGGTCTCCAGCAACACCTCTGCTCCCTTAGGAGCAACAGCAGGCTCAGTCGTGGAGTGAATCTGCGGGAAGCCATAGGTCAGCCGCTGGGTATACTGGGCCTTATTCTTCGCATAATCTGTGAACCGGTCTTCTGCGGTACCCGTCTGTGTAAGCAGCACTTCATGGGCCTGAGTGTAAGCTGCCTGCTTCAGCGCCGCATTATCCGGGTCGGTCAGTGCTCCCGCTGCGAAGGCCATCGCCGTTACTCGTCCGCCCATAACATCCAGCGGTGAGTGCATCCCGGCAACGACACGGTTGTTGCCCATCTCCGAGGCCCGGGTCATCAGCTCCTGGAAGCGCTCAGGTACGGAATACGCCAGAGCCAGGGCTGCCAGATAGGAAGCGTTGGTATGGCCGCTCGGGAAACCGCCGTCTGTGGCAGGCGTACTGCTTCTCGCCGGCACCAGCGTCGGCACGATGACAGAGGTATCCTTCCAGCGGAATGGACGCATGTAGCTGTAGAATTTCTTAGCCTGACTCGTTGAAGCATAGTCGCCGCGGACTTTTCCGATCAGGTCTACCATTTTGCCCAATTCAGAACCGGAATCGCCAGCCTTGTTGCTGTCATTTCCGTCATTATATTTTACAGAGGTGGCATCAGCAGGGATGCTGTTAATGGTCGTGAAGGTTCCCGACTTGGATCGGTACACCTCAGACAACGGACCAAGGCCGTCAGCCGCTCCATAGGTCTGGTTCCGCCGGTCATCGTAATACGCTGCCTCCTCCTCTGCCGGAGTACGGGTCTTAGACAGATCCGCTACATATTGAATGTTGTAATCCAGCACTTCGTTGTTCAGCTTCGTTCCGGTATCCCAGGTGGCGCCCGGTGTCCAGAGATCCAGGAAGCCGGAGAGAACACCGATCGAGGGGTTGGAATACACCGCCATATTCACAGGTGTGTTATTCTTATAAGTATCTACGAAATGTCCCCATGCCGGAGCAGCTGGCAGCCCGGTTAATGAATTACCCGTGGCCGCCTCTGCAGGATGTACCGCGATAGAATTCGTGAGGAGTACCAGACCTGCCGTAACAGACAACAGCTTTCTTTTCGACTTCAAGTTCAATGTGTCAGCCCCTATCTTGTTATTTTGATTGCCTGAATCGGACTCAATATAGCACCTGCCTCCACCGCGCTCAATAACACAATTTCGCAATTCTATGATTTTGGGAACAATTCAGCTTTTTTCCGGCTATTTTACATTGATTTAACATGAATCCCGAACAGATTTGTGAGGGGCTAGTGTATAATCCGCCTGGGAGGAGAATACAACTTGCGAAAATGGAACTCTGCCTTTGCCGCCCTTGCCGCTTCATACATCTCTGTTGTGCTAGTCATTGTCCTCTTGCTCTGCTCTGCCTTCTATCTGTATTTCTCGAACCATTATAAGGAAGAGCTTCAGGGACGCAACCGGCTCATCCTTGACAATACCGCCCGTACCCTTGAAGCCTCCGTGCTTCAGCGGGTCCAGCAGATCTATCTGGAAGTCTCTCTGAACCAGCGGTCGGCGCTCCGTATGCTGCCAGATGCTTCACTTCCAGCGAATC is a window encoding:
- a CDS encoding M56 family metallopeptidase, with protein sequence MIYGWFAGIAEQTLAASMVILAVLFLQYVLRRFINARVRYLLWLLVIARLLLPAVPDSPVSMLHILGNSKHFLTTILDKGPDTGASKGEYQELPPGEGDPVTYPVDNTALNVQGQTDTLRAEDGAVADNRSSAGAVGYPLWMKIGTAIWLLGVVLMLLNGLLYIRRMQRERRRLRRVNAPEILQVVLATRRQFGIKRAIPIYTGGSANNPYLSGLMRPWIFVPEQALQELDASRLRHILAHELAHCKRRDMLWNLLGSLAATIHWFNPLMWLAIRRMKIDREVACDAYVLEVLGEEEAIDYGLTLVEFLKRFSRVRERRGHLYFSNPQQRQQIRRRISMIQSFRKGSYRISAAAVILVALLSIVTLTGASREPSDSTATGTKAKPAGTLTESVPGEERAEPAMEQGEALVPLLNMDVEQTEYVSRHHLLKPMNVEVAQDGYKVNVTGFMADRHQLVIFYTARVDGGRSLVSDDPRFVECIITDGVTGTVINGRTQPMTITDRPQNNVENVAARLRFDTPLTNPPSKIKVEFRLRSQAASGSKIQESPTLQTTFDVSASYWKQEKYTVQSKETLDVGGHKIRVRLQLTPLTTIATFYSDEPVFSNTEFKKAFNEKYGSPMLWWSKAGTGDYTQQTRSTSITYTDYEMKMLAETYFLMNKPQSLRLDFVKKPPVLRGTIEPESSYQMNFDITGLNQS
- a CDS encoding BlaI/MecI/CopY family transcriptional regulator, which produces MSTTPKISEAEWEIMKIIWEHHPLTSEQITRLLPASVEWSEQTVRTFVTRLLKKNAIAYEKSGRSYLYYPLVSENECVRAESRSFLKRVFGGATQLMVTSFLEDVELSKQEIEQLEQLLREKKSQGTSGNSGKQE
- a CDS encoding S-layer homology domain-containing protein, translated to MAVHPAEAATGNSLTGLPAAPAWGHFVDTYKNNTPVNMAVYSNPSIGVLSGFLDLWTPGATWDTGTKLNNEVLDYNIQYVADLSKTRTPAEEEAAYYDDRRNQTYGAADGLGPLSEVYRSKSGTFTTINSIPADATSVKYNDGNDSNKAGDSGSELGKMVDLIGKVRGDYASTSQAKKFYSYMRPFRWKDTSVIVPTLVPARSSTPATDGGFPSGHTNASYLAALALAYSVPERFQELMTRASEMGNNRVVAGMHSPLDVMGGRVTAMAFAAGALTDPDNAALKQAAYTQAHEVLLTQTGTAEDRFTDYAKNKAQYTQRLTYGFPQIHSTTEPAVAPKGAEVLLETRLPYLSADQRRAVLVTTALPSGYPLLDDPEGWGRLNLFAAADGYGAFAEHVTVAMDAAKGGFYAADRWRNDISGTGGLTKEGTGTLKLAGSNTYSGGTEVNAGVLEGDSATAFGKGNVTNTGGSVIENVYGKIVIGGSFTQASEGTLVLGLTGAKDVLEVEGAVKADGKLKVNFANSYVPGSGLIPLITHGVSQRSGQFASVQVEGLPSKYNAQVVYLSDQIALSITDTTSGGTGGGNPGGTPGTPAGNTGTVPGTTGTTPGNGSTTPAEPEKQPQGGVNPFQSGVVSREVVYKTVTEAIAATKNQSLSFKDTTGHWGSGTIATAVKLQIISGYADGSFRPDAPVTRAEFAAMIARSFGIDTTSAASKFGDTASNWAAGYISALADKGIVTGYSDGSFKPGATITRAEMVTIIGRVLDLGVLQTGTPASFKDVGSSYWAADAIRQAASANLVKGISASAFAPRNQATRAEAVAVIIRALESDSSVKALIAGL